The window AGAGTAATCTCTGAAAAGTTTCAGTTTAAATTATCTCGAGATTGGAGGTTATCGTTGTTAGTGATGGTGCAAAAAACAACACTTAGGAAGTTGAAATAAATAATTCTTGTTCAGACTTTCAAAAATGAATAAGGCCTAAATGAAACACGTTGATTGTTGGGAAAATAACACTATATAGTCGTTCTCAAAACCGAAAAAATATACTAtattttttgtgtatatatacattattgtTCTAATTACAAAAGGATTGATGAATGACACTGATTTAGTgactgaaaaaagaagaagaagacatgtattgggaaaaattgaatttatatatgttgagacacgtggattggtcaaatagtcaaagaattataattagtcaagagACACGAGCAACAATAGAAACGAGCAAAGGCAAGGAAGAGGCACGGGAGGACATTTGAAGGATTCAGCGCCCGTGCCTATTAAGatcatttatcaaaaggaatgaatctgacCATAACAAAGAGCGCAGATACGGAATTCGACATGCATTAAATACCGGATACGCTAGAGAATTTGTATTGGttacaatgattgtgtaacgtaacattcaatgtctttaattattcataatagcctcattatgatttgaagGAAACACATATCTTCAAGAtgcctataaaagggaggtatctAGTCACTTGTAAGGACATGACACAATTGAAATATACtttgattcacttgtttttctcctgattacattCTGGTTACTCCAAATTATTCtcttctacatattcttttgattatcagtaacccacGTTCTtttaaattctagctttgactgaaattctattttttggttaaaaaaaattggttccgttgccgggaatctgataatctattttcttttcacttgacCTTTCTTGTTACATCAATTATGTCGAATAACAATGACAACACCCCAGGAAACCAAGAGAACTAACAAAGTCAGGGAGGCCCACAGAATATTAACATTCAAGTTCCTACTCCGCAGGACTCTCCACGACAATCTAGTGAGGGTACTCCTGATGGATCTCAAATAAACGAGTATGCTCAACTTGAAAATGCTAAAgctgttgatgaagctttgcagAAATTAATTACTACTCAGATCAACAATGTTGTTGAGGTGCTTGTTAACCAGTTACCTGTTGCAACACCCACACCTTCTCCAAATAATAACACTATAGAAAACTCTCGTTCCGGGCTTGTTAACTCAGGCAACGGTGGAACCCCCAGTAAATCGCAGGAGAGAGAACCAGGTAatgtaattaattctgatttacaaaatttagtactaaccttgcagaaacagctcaaggagcaaagtgaacgcatagagcagatacccgggatgccgcccataatcaaaggggtaAACATGGACAGATATttgcaacaaccctggaagccgaGTGCTGCCccactcccaattccaaaaaagtttaaaatgcctgatattccaaagtatgatggaacaacagacccacgggaccacgtgactgcattcacaacgggCGTAAAGGCAATGATTTGACTAAGTAGGAGATCGAATCGGTAttagtcaagaaatttggtgaaacgCTCACCAAAGGAGAACTAACATGGTATTCCCTTTTaactgaaaattctataaattcttttgctgagcttgcagattctttcatcaaagcactctcGGGAAcctaaaaagtgaaaaaaagaatgaaggatattttcaaaattaagcaaggGGATTCAAAATTGCTTAGAGAATTTGTGGACAGATTTCAACGCGAAAGAATGACATcacgtgtacctgataactgggcagctatagctttcacaagcaatttgaatgaaaaaaacgcggaagctacgaggagactcaaggaaagccttcgagaattcccagctacaacgtggATTAAACTATATATAATATAACATTTCTATAAATATTTAAGCCGCATATTAAACTTTCACCTTAGGCCCCATTTACACTTGAGCCGCCCCTGCTTTCATGATAGACTGGGTTGGCTGCTATTTGAATAGCAGCTTTGCTGTCGCAAAAGATAGTAACTGGATGATCAACTTTTACATCAATCTCTTTCATTAACCCCAGTAGCCATGTTAATTCAGCAACAATAGATGCTAGGCTTCTGTATTCTGCTTCAGCAGAACTTCTGGAGATTGTAGTTTACTTCTTGGACTTCTATGAAATCAGTGACTCTCTTATTTTGATTAGATATCCTGTGACTAATTTTCTCGTATGTGGACAAGCTGCCCAATCAACATCACAATAAGCTGTAGCCGTTTCATTATTATTGCTAGATAGAAGAATGGCTTGGCCTGATTGACTTTTGATATATCTCACAATTCGTAATGCAGCTTCCATGTGAGATTTCTGTGGTTGTTGTAGGTATTGGCGGAGTGTCTGAACACTATAGGATATATCTGGCCTAGTAACAGTTAAGTACCGAAGTTTACCTATGAGTCTTTGATAGCTGCCTTGATCTGCTAGTACTTCATCTTCTGCTAGATTATCATTGCAGAAATATTCATCAAACTCTCTTGTTGTGAGTTTTATATTTGTGTCCATATGAGTGTTAATAGGTTTAGATGCTGCTAATCCAAGTTCTGATTTAGCATTTCAATATCAGACACCATGAGGTTTGTTGCACCAGTGTCAATAATACATTTTTTTGGACAATTTGAGACTAACAAAGCAGTAATCATACCTGCTATATTTGTTGCATAACTAGTGTTGTTGCTTTCAGTGTTAGTTTTGTTGAGAATTTGCAATATTTGTTCATATTGATCTTTTGTAAAAGCTCCTATCTGTGGAATTGGCATTGACTGTGAATTATCAGCATGACCTAAGTTTTGAAAAGAGTTAGTCATCTGGGATTGTGCCTGCTGATAAGTTCTAGTTTAGTTCACATTAAGCTGTTGATTTGGTATTTCTGCAAGCACATTATATACTGCTGGTTCTCCTGTTCCAccattaactttttttttaaaaaaaacttgaaaTCTGGTGGGTAAACAACAATCTTGAAGCAATTTTCCTTGCTATGACCTTTGAGCTTACAGAAATCACATTGAACATTGTAATTCTTTTTATATCTTTGATTTTCTATATTTCTTGTATACATTGCTACATCATAATTTCCTAATGGATTTGCACCTAAGACTCCAGATGTAGCAGCTACTGCCTTTTGACTCTCATCACTTATGATCATTGAATATGCTTGATTAATCGTTGGAAGAGGGCTTCTCATGAGAATTTGACTCCTGGCTTGTGAGTAGGATTCATTAAGACCCATAAGAAACTGAAACACTTTTAGCTTTTGCAGATACACCACAAAGTCCCTAGATCTTGGACAATCACATCCAGGAACTGGTATTAAGGCTTCAAATTCTTTCCACGTATCCTTCAATTTTGAATAATACACAGATACAGAGGAAGTGCCTTGGGTCAGTGTGGCTATTTCTTTGTGCAAATTAAACGTTCTTGCATCATCTACCTTATAAAACCTTTCATATAGATCATCCCAAACCACCTGAGCATTAGAGGCATACATTATGCCACCAAGAAGACTACTATTTACAGAATTCATGATCCATGACAGTACAATAACATTCACTCTCTCCCAATGATTTTCCATAGTTGCAGGAAAGCTTTCTTTACTACAAGAACCATCTACCATCCCTAATTTGTTCCTTCCTAGCAAAGCAACACGCACAGATCGATACCAAACTGAGTAATTCTCGATCCCTGTTAGCTGAAAGGAAATAATCTGTATACCACTCACATCTGAGGGATGAAGAAACAAAGGGTGATTATAATCAATATATGCTGGTTGATTTGATACTGCAGTAAAAGTTTGATTCAGATGAGAACTATTGTCTTGTTGATCACCCATTTTGCAAATCTTGAATTTTTCCGATACAATCAAGAATTGTGAAGATTGAATTTGAATTGCGGAATTGGATCAAATCAAAGCTGGATAATCTTGCTTtggttgctctgataccatgttctAATTACAAGAGGATTGATGAATGTCACTGATTTAGTgactgaaagaagaagaagacaaagcAGAGagtgggaagaagaagaagagcagAACGTCAGAGAGAGAATCATCAGatctttattatttttcttaatacaAATAATGATGTATACAATGTTATTTATAGTTGCTAACTAGCTTAGACTAATTAAGACTAACTAACTAACTACCATCTTAACCGAATAACTAACTAGTTGATGTAATTACTAAACTATCCTTATTAGCTAAGTAATACTTTCTTTAACAATTATGCATGTTAtagacaaaaaaatatacaaattttataaacttttttgactaccaaatataaatagtttatgGCGCGGACCAAAAGTGATAATACGCCTTGATTGTTgcaaaaaagaaatgaaattacGGAGCACTTCAAACTTGTAGTTTTCCCGGTTCCCTTCAGATTTCTAGCCAACTTCTTCTTAAAAATTTATACTATTAAACTGTCTGCTGCTACCTTAGTACAATCAATTAGACACCAAAGATTCTTAAATCATCCAAAAGATTTCAAGTGAGTTCTTATCCAATTTTTGGTTATGATCAAGCCTTTAAAATTTCAGAAATGTCCCAATCAAGTCCCTAATAAACTCCTATTTCAGCGTCACCAACACCACTCTTCTCACTTTACTAGTTACTACTAAATGGCGACTGTCATGAAactcaaaaaagaaataaaagaaaacaaaagaatgGACCTGGTGGCATGTCAGCATAATtgatgttttttattttattttgcagaTGGTATCATTTTCCGACCATATATTGAACATTAAAATTTGTCATATTGTGTTATAACAAAGTATTTTGCCTAACTATAAGGGCATCAAAACGGCAAACAAAGTACTGGCTTACTCTCATAATAAGATAAATTAATAACCATTAGTTCTCTCTATCCCGCTCTATCAACTGTGTGCGAGTAGAATTATTCGTGTTTTGGTTTGAATTGAGTTTTACTCGACACTCCTCCGTTTCATATtatatgaggtagtttgactcggcacggaatttaagaaaaaagaagaagacttttgaaacttgtggtcttaaaagcttaaggggtaaaaagtttgtggggccataacatttgtgtggctataaaagcttctcattaaaggtaaaTAGGCAAAatgaaaaagtttaaagttgaattatttctaaatttagaaatatgtCATTTGTTTTGAAACAGACTAAAACGGAAAGTAactcatttaatatgaaacggaggaagtatttttttaattaataactACTATGTCCGGAATGACTTGACTTTGCTCAAGATTGTAGAGGAATGAAACATTATATTAATCTCCCTTTTCCCTTTCATCTTAGTTAACGAGCAGTATTAATGTAAGAAGATTGTAATGATCAAATTAAATGTCTAAATAATTGCCTCAAAGCACTTGCAACCTCTGAAAAGACATAGTATTTCCAGAACGGAGTGCCTCTTCACCAAAAAAGTAACTTAAACAATGCCAAGGTGTAGTTTAAAAGTTCAGAATAGATTAGGTAAAAATTAGTCACTAATGCTTGTCAACTAGCTAACTCAATCAATTACAACCTTCTATTAATCCAATGAATACTCGATTGTCCTAAATCACATAACAAAGTTTCATTATTTATCGTAGACCAATGTTGATGTTTCGTACGGCTAATTTTTCTAATCAAAAAGCCCTTTTGTTTCCTCCTAGTAATGCTACGTTGGTTTATTATATCGTTACTTTACTGCCAACATAATATATAGAATTATTGATGGATAAGGttgtcaaaaataataatattaaaggGTCTCATTCACCCACAAGTTGAAACCATTCACATTTCATCTCTCGTCAATCTATCTTCCAAACTTGTCCTTGATATGTATTATTTGAGAGAGAGGGACAGAGAAACAAAAGTAATGGTTGTTCCATGTCACaattgctattattattattattttgaaataattttactTTTGACCTTTTAATTATTAGCAGTCTTGTGTTAGTCCTTCTAAAATTCATTGAATACATTCAAACCC of the Nicotiana tabacum cultivar K326 chromosome 7, ASM71507v2, whole genome shotgun sequence genome contains:
- the LOC142162424 gene encoding uncharacterized protein LOC142162424, with product MGDQQDNSSHLNQTFTAVSNQPAYIDYNHPLFLHPSDVSGIQIISFQLTGIENYSVWYRSVRVALLGRNKLGMVDGSCSKESFPATMENHWERVNVIVLSWIMNSVNSSLLGGIMYASNAQVVWDDLYERFYKVDDARTFNLHKEIATLTQGTSSVSVYYSKLKDTWKEFEALIPVPGCDCPRSRDFVVYLQKLKVFQFLMGLNESYSQARSQILMRSPLPTINQAYSMIISDESQKAVAATSGVLGANPLGNYDVAMYTRNIENQRYKKNYNVQCDFCKLKGHSKENCFKIVVYPPDFKFFLKKKLMVEQENQQYIMCLQKYQINSLM